A DNA window from Vigna angularis cultivar LongXiaoDou No.4 chromosome 1, ASM1680809v1, whole genome shotgun sequence contains the following coding sequences:
- the LOC108331643 gene encoding probable calcium-binding protein CML21: protein MGATLGKSDSPKKGWMPETKLEARMVEAMQRRESHGSSVKSFNTIILKFPKIDESLRKCKAIFEQFDEDSNGTIDQEELKKSFSKLEISFTEEEINDLFEACDINEDLGMKFNEFIVLLCLVYLLKDDPAAVHAKSQIGMPNLEATFETLVDTFVFLDKNKDGYVSKNEMVQAINETTTGERSSGRIAMKRFEEMDWDKNGMVNFKEFLFAFTSWVGIEDEENEEA from the exons ATGGGAGCTACACTGGGGAAGAGTGACTCGCCAAAAAAGGGTTGGATGCCAGAAACCAAGCTAGAAGCTAGGATGGTCGAAGCAATGCAGCGGAGGGAGTCCCATGGAAGTTCTGTGAAATCATTCAACactataattttgaaattcccGAAGATTGACGAGAGTCTTAGAAAATGCAAAGCCATATTTGAGCAGTTTG ATGAGGACTCTAATGGGACAATAGATCAAGAGGAGTTGAAAAAGAGTTTCAGTAAGCTGGAAATATCTTTTACTGAGGAGGAGATAAATGATCTTTTTGAAGCATGTGATATTAACGAGGATCTGGGAATGAAGTTCAATGAGTTTATTGTGCTTCTTTGCCTTGTGTACCTTCTCAAGGATGACCCAGCTGCTGTTCACGCT AAATCACAAATTGGGATGCCAAATCTGGAGGCAACATTCGAGACTTTGGTTGATACATTTGTATTCTTAGATAAGAACAAGGATGGCTATGTCAGCAAAAATGAGATGGTCCAAGCTATAAATGAAACTACAACAGGGGAACGTTCTTCCGGAAGAATAGCCATGAAAAGATTTG AAGAAATGGATTGGGATAAAAATGGAATGGTAAACTTCAAGGAGTTTCTTTTTGCTTTTACAAGTTGGGTTGGAATTGAGGATGAGGAAAATGAAGAGGCCTAA